From the genome of Pelosinus fermentans DSM 17108:
TTATGCCTTTCTTCAACCACAAAAATACAAATTCCTGCAAAATTCCACGTAAGTATCCATAATACGATAGATTGTCAACCTATCGTATTATGGATACTTTGCTGGAGTGGCGTAAAGGGAATGGCAAAGCTTTGGCGTAACTATATAGTAGTTAAGCCAAGTCTATTTTTGAGTATTCTATAATACGTTATGCTAAATAGAGAAAGGATGATACCTGATGTCCAGTAACCTAAGTTGGAAAACTGCCTTTCTAGTGGCATCCATGCGATTGATTGAACAGTACCAGCCAAAAGAGACGCAACTGTTTTATGATCCAGTTATTAAACACTTTTTTAGTAAAATCATTCTTTTCCAGATGAAATTCAAATTCATCAGGGATATGGAAATTCTATTTTCTGAACTCATGACAAAAGGTGCTTTTGGCGCATTAATCTGTAGAACTAAATATATTGATGATTTACTTAAAACGGCAATGGCAAATGGCATTGACCAGATCGTTATATTGGGAGCCGGCTTAGACACACGGCCATATCGAATCCCAGGCATCGACAAGCTGAAGGTAATTGAAGTTGATTTACCGATTATGCAAGATATAAAGAAGGAGAAGATACAAAAATTTCTTAGTGCAATGCCTCCCCATGTCACCTTTACCCCCATTGATTTTAATCACCAAACTCTTGATGAAGTATTGAATATTCAGCAACTAGATTTCTCAAAACCAATCTTCTTTATCTGGGAAGGGGTTACTCCCTATATTTCTGAAGAAGGTGTAGTAAGTACACTCGAATTTATTTCAAAAGCCTCCTCAGGAAGCATAGTAGTCTTTTCATACATTTTGAAGAGTATCATCAATCAGACCTCCGATATACCCGGAGCAGATAACGTGTTAAACTATTTCGAGTCAAAATCTCACCCTTGGATTTTTGGACTTGATCCATTAGGTTTAACTGATTTTCTAACGCCATTTCATCTTACCCTAGTCGAGGATATTGGAGCTTCCTATTATCAAGAAAACTATTTAAAGCCTCTAAATAGGAATTTGGCTGTATCAAAAATCGAGCGGATCGCCTATGCAAAAATCATGTAATCATAGTAATAAAAAATTCTTGTACATGGGGGAATTCATTTGAAATTTGAATATCTATCTGAAAATCAGGAATATATCCCATTAGTAGCCACTTGGTTGTATAAAGAAGGGATTTATAATCATACAATCACCTTCTCAGCATGATTATTACCGCAATTATATCTTCATATGCGTAAAATAACAACTATACCGTCAGAAATCACTTATATCTTCATTTTAAAATGCTTTCCCTGTGGTTCACAATATCCGCCTTAAGAACATTGAGCGTCTTTTTGTCATTTGCGAACAGAGTGAAGCAATCTCTGAACAAGTTGGGGATTGCTTCGCCATGCTCGCAATGACAGGCTAATGGTACAAAAAAATGAACCGCTGTCACATTGGCAGAGGTTCATTCAATTCCATTCGTTATATTTTACTATAATTTCTCCATAGCTGTTCCAATCTTCATACCATCGAAAAAGCCTTTGTTATAGTGCATATAGGTAGCTGTCACGACCAGTTGAGTAACGGCTTGACTTACTTTTTCCGGCTGCCCCTCTAGTAGTTGATCGACTTGGTTCATGATTGTTGTATATTCACTAGAGAAGTTACCAAATTGCAACTTTCCTTCTAATTTTTCTTGGCGCATAAGAACAAATTCCTGCCAATCGTGCAGTACATCGCCTTTATCCAGCCATTGCCCAGTGACTATACTTCTAAGGGGTATGTTCATCTCCACGATCCCTTGTTGATTGTGGGGCTGAATGCTCTCTGTTTTCGCTGTCAAATCTCTTTGATGCCGCCGGCTGTTCCTGTTTCTTTTACTTCTTCTTATTGATACCAATGTATATCCCCCCATATTCATACTGTATGAGGCTTCTTCTTACTAAGATACCAGAAGAAGCCAGCACACAGCTAGTGTAATGGGAGAAATTAAAAAGCCCATGCGAGGTTTTTCAAACCTACACATGCGCTTTGCTTCATCTTGATTGCATGCAGACGCTCAGCCTCTGCCAGAACTACAACCCTACTATCCCGAACATACCATCCCTTGTTATCAGGGAAAGATCACGGTATAATAAATTGTCGTCGTAGACAGGTAACTGTTACGTGTAGGTGCTTAGGCCACCTGCTCGTGCCTGAGAGTGTTCCTGCACTCTTGGGACACGGCGACTTTTTAATTTCCACCTATTACTAATTATAGTACTTTTCCTTTGGATTGCAAGCTAAAAGTATAGGGGAAAACTCAGCCTTTTACAGTAAGAATTATGTTCCATTGACACAGAGCTGGGTGAAAGTTTCATGCCAGTGTTAAGCATCATCTGTGACTGGGTAAAAATTACTTGAATCTTCGATTGAAATCTGCCGTTATGTAGCCACTGCCCCATCGATATAACAAGGAAGCTTTTTTTGCCTTAATCAGCAAAGAGAGCTTCCTTATTATATTCCATATGAATTGTGAAATCAAAGAAAAACTTCTGATTTATCTTCGGAACAACAGACAACCATTCTTAAGAGCGCATAAAATCATTTGGCGGTGGAATACTGTTGGCACTATTGCCGGATTCAAATACACTTTTTCGGCATACCGAGCGAATTATCGGCAATTGGGATTACTGGATTATTTTCTAATATTCTATATAACGTACTGGTAAAACAATGGTATTTTAGGATATATCCGGTAGATACTGCAGTCGATATCGGGCTAAAAAATTGGGTTAATCGCTGCCTATTCTACTAATAGGAGAAAAATTCACATGGAAGAGTCACTACACTTAATCAATGAAATTATGGAAGTACATGCCAAGTTTATTCAGCTCAACTATGATCATTGGCTTCATTATGAATTTTATACTTGGCAATGGTGGGTACTTATGTTCATACTGATCGTACCTTGGTTTATATGGTTAGCTGTGCTAGATAAAAAGAAAGTAGTTGAAATCTTTCTTTACGGTCAAATGATTTTTTTATTTACCACAGGTATGGATGCTATCGGTGTAACGTATCGGTTATGGTATTATCCTATTAAAGTATCTCCTAAGTTACCTCATATTTTTCCGTTGGATAGCACGGTATTACCGATCATCTACATGATTATTTATCAACATTGCCCGAGATGGCCTTTATTTCTTAAAGCAACCATTGTGATGGCTGCCGTATTCGCCTTTATTGGAGAACCACTCGTTGAGCGAATGGGGTTTTATACTCCACTAAACTGGTTAATTATCTACTCTTTCCCCATATACATTATAATAGGTGTAGTTTGTAAAAAGTTTATTGACTGGCTCGTTTCGATTCGCCAAAA
Proteins encoded in this window:
- a CDS encoding class I SAM-dependent methyltransferase, whose product is MSSNLSWKTAFLVASMRLIEQYQPKETQLFYDPVIKHFFSKIILFQMKFKFIRDMEILFSELMTKGAFGALICRTKYIDDLLKTAMANGIDQIVILGAGLDTRPYRIPGIDKLKVIEVDLPIMQDIKKEKIQKFLSAMPPHVTFTPIDFNHQTLDEVLNIQQLDFSKPIFFIWEGVTPYISEEGVVSTLEFISKASSGSIVVFSYILKSIINQTSDIPGADNVLNYFESKSHPWIFGLDPLGLTDFLTPFHLTLVEDIGASYYQENYLKPLNRNLAVSKIERIAYAKIM
- a CDS encoding CBO0543 family protein — protein: MEESLHLINEIMEVHAKFIQLNYDHWLHYEFYTWQWWVLMFILIVPWFIWLAVLDKKKVVEIFLYGQMIFLFTTGMDAIGVTYRLWYYPIKVSPKLPHIFPLDSTVLPIIYMIIYQHCPRWPLFLKATIVMAAVFAFIGEPLVERMGFYTPLNWLIIYSFPIYIIIGVVCKKFIDWLVSIRQKHER